TTTCGACAACAACAGAGCTGCTGCACTGGGACCAGCGCTCCCGCCGCCCGGGCTCCCATCCGTGCCTGCAGATGCTGGACCTTGGACAGTCTTACTCTTCGGCGACGGCAGTACAGGGTCGAAGTTGGTCAAGATGGACGATGGAACTGGACCGAAAGAACGTTGTTGGATGGCCTTTGCGAAATCGTCGGTGTTGTCTGCATCGTCATGGGCTACATGAGCGACTGCAGAGGAATCCATAAAATGAAGATTGTTCGGACGGTGTGAtggggaaagggaaggaaaagaaggaataatgaaatgaaatgaaaatATTATTAGATAGATGGGAGTATGTGAGGAAATACGTTGGAAAGGGATATTTGGCAACATATCCCACCAGCCGATGACGTCATAACTCCTCGTTCCGGGGGGTCGCTCAGTCACGTGGCTATCTTCTAGACTCTACGGTGTATACGGTGTATTTCCGAAGCTACTCTCTCTTTTGAAGCTACTCTCTCTCATTCTCGCCTCACTTTGTTCCGATGTCTTGCGATCGCCCAGAAGTCCCTTAGACCCAGTCTGCAAAAACAATACCCACTGACACGTACGAGAAGAAATCAGTTGTGTCCAAGCTGGAACGCCCCCTTGGACATTTTCCGCCCCATACAGACTAATTGCGGCGTGTCCGTTCCTTGAAACCGAGACCAGGCGACCAACAGATGTTAAAAAAGAAAGGAGTGAATACCAGGCATCTCGGCCATTAGTAGCGCCCATAGGTCTAGAGCGGTCTAGACCTTTCATCTGAGCCAATAAGAGCACGTCCTTATGGGTCCACAACAAAGGACCCAATAAGATACATGTTCAACATATTCACACCTCGTTTCGGAGTTGAAAGCTGTGGAGACTGTCAAACCAACGAACTTAGGAGTGGGAAGTAGATCTCCACGAATTCCATTCTGTGTTTGGAGACAGCATGAATCCATCTCCCGTCTCTCCCGTCTCCACGCGCGTGGAGAGTCCCTGGACTCAGCGTTCTCCGTGGGTCACATACCCATTTCGGAGTTCGGAAGAAAGCTTGATTGGACGATCATTCCGCGTTCCGATTGGTTCTGTGCATAGCCAATCATAACTAAACTATCGCCCGAACCATCGGACATGTGAGAACCTTGTCATTTCGAAAGCGTAAAAGCAAGAGTCTATTTGTCTGAACCTTACGTGCTCACGTTTGACAATCGAGGTGAGAGACGGGGAAGACTTCAACttgcttcaagcttcaagcttcaagactCGCTGAGAGATCGTGGGACCTGGCAGCGCTGATGCCACAGGTCCCGAGGAGAAACTGACGTCGCAGAGGAAGCTGAGAAAGAGGGTTGATAAATGTTTCCGGTGGTGGGTCAGAAGGAGAGAAACTGCACTTGGGATCTCAGGATAGTGCTGTTCTGTTACGTTCAGGCTAAAAGAAACACCAACTTACCCAACTCAACTCCATAGTCAAAGTAGTACATACTCACTGTATTGCCATATGGGTCTTGAGAGATGATTTTTGCAATGCTCTGTATTAGTTGCATCCTGCCAAGTGGGGACGAGGAAAGGAGTTGCATTGCTGTCCGAGCTTCGAGGCTAAAGGACTACTTCACAGCTCAAATGTGAGTCTGCATGCCCTTTCAGGTCTGTGAACCGCTTATTGCTGCATTCACAGCTACTGTACACGGTGACTGTAAGGAGATAAGTTAAACATGACATGCCGCAGAAGTAAACGAACAAACTTTTAAGCTGCGCTGCAGGACCGTTGGAGTCGGGAGGAAGCGTTGGGGACGATCGGCGGACGCCTTTTGAAGTATGAGTGTGACTCCTTGAGATGCAGTTCAAACCTGTATTATACGAGCCAAAGCCGGTAAGTAGACGGGACCAAGCAAATGCCAACTGAGGCGATAAGCGAAACACATGTTCAGAAAACGAATCTTGACTCGATCTTGACATTCCCTGTAAAAGCTCTATATTGGGACTTGTGAGGTTATGGACCACTAACCGGAGGTAACTGACTTGGTTTGTCCTCAATGAGCACAATCTAACACCTCTCGGATTACCAGCTGCCATTGTCCTGGAGTATCCGGCAATCCGGTAAGAAACACAAATCAAAAttacctcttcctctgcagTATTGAAGCCAGGTCGGACCATGTCTTACCTCACGGTACAAAGGCATAGCGCAAATGTTAATGTTTAAGCAACGAGAGTGGACTTCTTCTCACTTTGCAATAACATTCCGTCTGTGGATCCTGACACGGCGTGAAAAATCACATTTGGACGATGATAGATGCTTACATATAAATTTGGCTTCCTTTTCGTCGATATCCTGTTTTCCACGGGCAATCCATCACATGTTTTCTACGAAGGAAAGGACTAGAGAGAGGACAAAAAACGTATGGCAACCAAAGTTGTAAACCGGAAAACTTTTAGGATCCGGACTGCCAGTGTGCACTCCCCTTGGGCGTTTGAGGCCTGGTTCAGTACTTTGCACTCGCGACGGACTGTACGGCGGGCACCAAAGATAAATGAGCTTTTGGTGTGCTGAACGTCGTGATGGGAATGTTGAACGAAAAGGATAGCAAGCCACGAGTGCGTTCTGGTTGAGTTTGACACTCATATATATTTGTACGTTTCCAAAAACTTGACTGGAATAATGATAACTGCGACTGCGCCAGACTGTGATGACAAGTTGATTACATTGAACAGGACTAATCAATGCACCGGAGTAACACTCGCCAATCTACACTGTTGTCCATCTCGTTCTCTCACTTTGACAAACAACCGAGATCTACGGTCCTTATTGACATCAGCACTCTCAAGCAACCTAAAAACGGACGTTAGCTGAAAAATAatggtttggttttgcaaACCATACCTATCCCTTTGACGTTTCAGCTCGAGATACTTGACAAGTGAAATACATCCGATCGCAAACCCTTCACCTCGAGATAGAGAAAACCCTCCTGTTGTAACGTATCCTATGATCGAGTCCGTGGAGGGATTGGACGCAGTGTCGGTCGTGTTTGCATTTGTAAGCTACCAATGTATTTAGTCACAAAGCAGGCATCCGGGAACTTAGAAACGCGTCTTTCTCACCTTTCCCGCGTCATTTCGCAGGAGTAAACAGTCCTTGACCTCTGCGTCCGGTATGGAGCTAATAACTGCTAAATCGGTAGGCGCGCCTCTGCCGCAAGGACTGAGCTTGATCGTTACTAGAGCACTCTTCAACAAGATTTCGGGGGTCATTTCTGGAGGAAGTAAATCGAGATGGTGATTCTTCCTAGCGTTTTCGATGGCGGTATGCAGTGCAATTGCTGCTGCACCTGGAACCCCTTCGACGTTGACATCCCTCGACACCGCCTCCAGAAGACCTTTCCCGCGAAGTACCCAAGGCGGGATGTCATATTCGATTTCTACACTTTTGTCCACATCCATGTCGTTATTCCCCGACTCATGTTCGAGTTCAGGTTCCCGCTGTGTACTGAGGAAACCTGCTCCGTTCTTCTTTGCACCTTCTTTGGTATTCAACCCCAACACAACCTCCCAATCCGCTCTCCACGGGCTTCTCGTCCCCAACTTTTCATAGTTTGGTTTCTTCGCAGGTGGTGTTCTCTCCCATTTCGccttctcatcctcttcgGTCTCTCTAGTATGCAAGCTATACAGATCCGTTCCGGGAAAATCTCTAGGAAAATACGGTCGACCAGCCTCGAAAGCCTGATGTGCACGTTCCCGCTGACCACCGACACGAGTACCGGTGTGGATAAGAGATGAAAGGAATGCCATTGACCATCCTGCAGGTAATAGGAGTGTGAAACCGTGGACGCCCTCTGTATCTTGTTCGGAAGCTACGATGGATGTTTGAATCAGCATGAGAGGCACACAGTCGTCTTGCGGGAGCGAGGAAAGTGGAGTGCCGGGGATAAGGTGGCTCTTTGAAAGAGTTAGTCGTgcgaaggaagaaaaaagatGTGGAAGTGAATACCTTGGCCCTCCGCTCATCTAGATCCTGCTTTTTGAACCTGGGTTGCTTTAACTTCACGCGGGTTGTTTCGTCCCATAAATCGCTTCGCGCAAGAGCTGAGGTTGGGTATGTAGACGAAGAGAACGACGGCTGGTTGGAATTTTGAGGTTTAGAATTCTTGGGAGGGAAACTGGGAACATAATCGCTCAGCTTCAGAGGGGGGTTAAGCTTACGAGAGATTGAAAAACGATGTACTTTAAACGTGGATCATGAACCTTGAAGCCAACGACCATATTTCGAGGTAGAGAGCCTGAATTTTGTATCTTGCCCAGGTAATCCCAGAACTAAGGGCATTGTCGTTAGCCAAGTAGATCCGGAGTCATGCAAAGCCACAAACTTGTTTGAACTCTGCATCATCCATCACGGGCGAAAGAGCCCCTTTCAAAACTTGACAAGACTTTGGCCCCATCAGTTCGAAGACATTCAGCTGGCCTCGCAGATCTGCAAGCTCTACTTCCACTTTGGAAGTCGAGGAAAGAGCTATGGAGGTAGCGGTACGCAACGCAGTGAAGACGTCCTCAAATAGGCCAGGGTGGCAAAATATCCAAGCTGTTCTTGTCAGTTCATCTTGAGGAGTTGCTTTTGCTTTTGCTTTTGCTttgcccttgcccttgccctTCTTTCCTTGCGACCCCGAGGTTTCTTGcggagggggaggaggaggagggcgCCAAAGAATTATGACTGGACCAATGAGCTTGAATGGGTAAAAGCCGGGCTGGTAAAAGTCCGCTTCCACGGTTCGAGAGCCATCGATGAATCTATGAACCCTGGATGAAACCAGCGCCCTTGTTTTGCAGATGCACAGAACCGTACCGTTTCTTCGTCGGATCCACATTCACACAATCACAAACCATCTCAAAAATCAATCGAAGGGTTGCTTGAGGTCCTCTCAACTCAATAAGACTTTGATAGGATGCATCGTGCAGAATAGAACCGTGTTTTGAGGCGCGGTGAGATGGCCGAAATGACTTTTCGGTAGGTGTAATAGCGAGTCTAAATCCCCACATATTCTTCATGTGCATGCGTTTCGCGTGCCAGATGTGGGATTCGAGCCACCGTTTATCGCGTTGTCGTTTCAAAAAAACCTGACTTTTTGGGAGACGTTTCGATTTCCCAAGTTTGGGTCTAGATCGACCTTGggctttcttcttcactgGATCCATCTGTGGCAAAGGAAACTGAGAATATCCCTAACGAGGATCAATGGAGTGATTTCACCTCGGCCTTGGCCTTTGCCCTCAATCTTACTGGTACCCTTCGTGGATCATGACTAGCTGCCCTCCGCCGCAGATGCCTTGGTAAAAGTTGCCACGCGCGATGAGTAGAAGATGTGCTAGCGGTTTTGATAGCGTTTTGCATCGCATTGATTTCATATGAACGGCTCTAAACATATGATGAGACTGCATATAGACCGAACAATGAGTTGACAGACCTCCGCAAACTTTTCAACGTCAATAGCACCAGGAAGGTTCTTCATGCCTACAATATATCAAACCCCGGTTCTAGTCTCTTGTTGGTTGTACTTACTGTCATGGATAACAGGACCAAGGTTGGTAATGGAGCCATTTTGGTCTTGAACAGCTATTTGACGAACTTCACtgagtttctgtttcttccgTGCACGAAAGCTGTTGTTGTCCTCCGCGGCGCGTTTTGGAGCCATCGAAGACGACGAGAGCAACGCTCGCTTCTTTCACACGAGTCCTACTACCGCTGATCTCGTGACCGTATTAAGCGGTCGAAGGTTGAGGCCGGACCGAGCCACAACTATGAAGCTTTTCATCTGATACTGATGAATATATATGCGCCATCCCTTTATGGAATAATCAACTTTTTGTGAGACGGTTCCCTCATCTTTCATGTAACCTCAGTATTTCACTAATACTGGTTTGTTACTGCCTGCCACCTGGTGTGTGTACATGTTAGAAGTAGGTAACGCGTCGGTATTGGAAGGAAAAAAGACATGTCCACCACTACGCCTGAATAGCAGCTCTGCAGTCGTTATTCTGTTGGCCCATGATCACATTCCCCAACTGTAAATCCACCTCCACTAGCTGCGTTCGCACGCTTGTTGCATTGAACGTCGCACGACCATGGGAGCTACATTTATGTCGACCTGGAAACATTTCCCGCCTTTGGATACGGCAGATGCGGACTGGTTTCAGAGTTCTAGTGAAGGTTTGAAGGTTTCCGGTGATGGGTACCAGAGTTGAACCTAAGGAAAATGAATTCGAGCGTCTTGAAAATGGTAGGTAAAGAAACTTACCCTGTATCAGATGGTACGCCTACAGCAATAGTGGGAGCACGACCGGTCAATGTTGCCGTAGAACCAGCAGTTAACGGTAACTGGAACGCAAATCCCAGTATTATCAGTGTTATCGCCATTACCGGTGTTGCCATGCCATTATGTTACCAGTGTACCAGTAACAGGAGCCTTAATGGTATGCTCGGTCGCATCTGACACCAAAAGCCTCAAGGTATGGATACACCCATTGACACCAACGGTTTACACGTTCCAGACTCGATAGCCGAAGGGGATCACCTCGGCGATTTGACTTTAACTTGAACTGCATTTGGCGACGCGGGGTCCCAACGTTGCTGGATCGCGGCAATTTCAGGATTGACGGCTTTCACCGTCGAACAGGCCACCGTTGCACCCCACGGAACCTGAATTGCGGTGGAGGGCATGCCAATAGATGAGACGCACCGTGCGTTGACCCGGGTTCTTAAGCACTACCTCGGTCGGCAATAGACAGTTGGGATCCTAAAGACGAGATGGTGGTATATCTGTGAACCTGTGAAAGGACGTCGATAAACGTCCATGTTTCAGCTGGGTTTCCGAGACCATTTTGAGCAGCATTGCCCAAAAACCCAACGACAGAGTCTCTCAACTTGTCTGGGCAGATTCTACTCTTCAGATGGGTACGTGATAACATTCTGAGGATGCCGGGCGTCAATGGATTGTGCGGATGAGGGGATGGAGAGAATGAACCTTGAGGAAGTATTGTGGATATAGAAAAGATCCAAAGGATTGAAACAAAGGCACAAAGGCCTGCAACCAAAGAAGGGAACTTGAACCTGTCTTGACGGCAAAACAAAGAGtagaaaggaaggaagagaaaggaatgaATGAAACGGCATGGCTTTTATACCAGGAAAGATGGGCTAGGCACCAGTCCTGATAGGGCAATGTTAGGAAGCATTGAGTGGCAGCGTAAGGCCATTGCTAAGGCTCGTTAAGGACCTCATACAGGGACTGTAACGGAGATCAGCGAAGAGGAGAGAGCCTGAATAACTTGGATCGCGTGTTAAACTCCTTCGTTTCCGGCGGGACGGGTTACAAGTCCCTCTCATTCGCTCAAACCTGGCAGAGACGGTAAGTCATAAGTTGGGACGAACACGGTGGATTCCATCGCATGTTCGCACTGTCATAGTCACCCAAGCTCTAGAACAAGTTGTTCGAAATTTGTAGGATACTGACCGAGACTCCTCGACAATCCTCTACACCTGCTGTTTCTTCGTCAGCGCATGCACATCTTGTTCTATGTAAAGCAGATCTGTCATCAGTCGTTCATTCTCCGTATCAGGCTCAAGTCACTCACGGATCCCCCAAACATGTGTCCGTAGATCCAGGAATTCAACATGCAACCCATCATAGAGCTTCCTAACCTCTGCACGAACACGCGAAATCTCTTCTTTAGACGCAGACGATTCTGATAATGCTTTCAAGTCTTTCTCCACCGCTTCTATCCGTCGCACTTGTGTCGTCACCTGAAACGGACATCAGTGGCTTTTGTTAAACGCAAATCATTTTGGAGCTCTCACCTTCTCTGTACTGACCCTCAACTCCTCCACGCTTGCTTGTAAAGCAGCAGACGCCTGTTTATACTCGTCCAACAGTTGATAAGCGGCGAATGATGATGCTAGTGAGAATCCGAACAGAAACCCCACAATCCTTGCCTTAAATTTCAGCACCAGTCCGAGTCCGCATGAGTAGACTGGACGCTCACCCGCCCCGAAACCCGCCAATGGGCTTCTTCTGCGCAGGTAGAGTTCCTGCTATAATTGGTGTTACAGCTTCATTTCTGAGTATTGTTGAGGTTGAAATACAACGTCTTTGCAACTGAGCGAATGTCTTTCGAGTGAGTGAAGAGAGGCAGCGAGACGCCATGATGACCGAAGGTAAACTTGACCAACCTAACCCTACCGTACTTATTAGTGCCCTCTGATAGCCGTAAATTCTGTTACATATTTCAATGTCTATTGACGTTTACTACATGACAACTACATGGGTATAGAAAGTAAAAGATACGATACTCGGAGCAAAAAATAGATGAATAATAATACTTACAGCAATCGGAAGAGTGCAGTTCGTACCGAGGCGTACCGAG
This genomic window from Marasmius oreades isolate 03SP1 chromosome 8, whole genome shotgun sequence contains:
- a CDS encoding uncharacterized protein (BUSCO:EOG09260TPT); protein product: MAPKRAAEDNNSFRARKKQKLSEVRQIAVQDQNGSITNLGPVIHDSMKNLPGAIDVEKFAESRSYEINAMQNAIKTASTSSTHRAWQLLPRHLRRRAASHDPRRVPVRLRAKAKAEMDPVKKKAQGRSRPKLGKSKRLPKSQVFLKRQRDKRWLESHIWHAKRMHMKNMWGFRLAITPTEKSFRPSHRASKHGSILHDASYQSLIELRGPQATLRLIFEMVCDCVNVDPTKKRFIDGSRTVEADFYQPGFYPFKLIGPVIILWRPPPPPPPQETSGSQGKKGKGKGKAKAKAKATPQDELTRTAWIFCHPGLFEDVFTALRTATSIALSSTSKVEVELADLRGQLNVFELMGPKSCQVLKGALSPVMDDAEFKQFWDYLGKIQNSGSLPRNMVVGFKVHDPRLNFPPKNSKPQNSNQPSFSSSTYPTSALARSDLWDETTRVKLKQPRFKKQDLDERRAKSHLIPGTPLSSLPQDDCVPLMLIQTSIVASEQDTEGVHGFTLLLPAGWSMAFLSSLIHTGTRVGGQRERAHQAFEAGRPYFPRDFPGTDLYSLHTRETEEDEKAKWERTPPAKKPNYEKLGTRSPWRADWEVVLGLNTKEGAKKNGAGFLSTQREPELEHESGNNDMDVDKSVEIEYDIPPWVLRGKGLLEAVSRDVNVEGVPGAAAIALHTAIENARKNHHLDLLPPEMTPEILLKSALVTIKLSPCGRGAPTDLAVISSIPDAEVKDCLLLRNDAGKLTNANTTDTASNPSTDSIIGYVTTGGFSLSRGEGFAIGCISLVKYLELKRQRDRLLESADVNKDRRSRLFVKVRERDGQQCRLASVTPVH
- a CDS encoding uncharacterized protein (BUSCO:EOG09260TPT), which gives rise to MAPKRAAEDNNSFRARKKQKLSEVRQIAVQDQNGSITNLGPVIHDSMKNLPGAIDVEKFAESRSYEINAMQNAIKTASTSSTHRAWQLLPRHLRRRAASHDPRRVPVRLRAKAKAEMDPVKKKAQGRSRPKLGKSKRLPKSQVFLKRQRDKRWLESHIWHAKRMHMKNMWGFRLAITPTEKSFRPSHRASKHGSILHDASYQSLIELRGPQATLRLIFEMVCDCVNVDPTKKRFIDGSRTVEADFYQPGFYPFKLIGPVIILWRPPPPPPPQETSGSQGKKGKGKGKAKAKAKATPQDELTRTAWIFCHPGLFEDVFTALRTATSIALSSTSKVEVELADLRGQLNVFELMGPKSCQVLKGALSPVMDDAEFKQFWDYLGKIQNSGSLPRNMVVGFKVHDPRLNFPPKNSKPQNSNQPSFSSSTYPTSALARSDLWDETTRVKLKQPRFKKQDLDERRAKSHLIPGTPLSSLPQDDCVPLMLIQTSIVASEQDTEGVHGFTLLLPAGWSMAFLSSLIHTGTRVGGQRERAHQAFEAGRPYFPRDFPGTDLYSLHTRETEEDEKAKWERTPPAKKPNYEKLGTRSPWRADWEVVLGLNTKEGAKKNGAGFLSTQREPELEHESGNNDMDVDKSVEIEYDIPPWVLRGKGLLEAVSRDVNVEGVPGAAAIALHTAIENARKNHHLDLLPPEMTPEILLKSALVTIKLSPCGRGAPTDLAVISSIPDAEVKDCLLLRNDAGKLTNANTTDTASNPSTDSIIGYVTTGGFSLSRGEGFAIGCISLVKYLELKRQRDRLLESADVNKDRRSRLFVKVRERDGQQCRLSGAVAVIIIPVKFLETYKYI